In one Heterodontus francisci isolate sHetFra1 chromosome 16, sHetFra1.hap1, whole genome shotgun sequence genomic region, the following are encoded:
- the LOC137378265 gene encoding alpha-1,4-N-acetylglucosaminyltransferase-like, whose protein sequence is MKDNGHAAGVLSWCTFAEWLRRPILERQVLSQVSHVKVPGGAVSSYFLALAPVDKLLLALVTMVSPHLERHWTHVLADSCRLALLRKYSGIYLDTDIISMKSLLFANFTCFGEGGFFNNGALGFHVIHHDFLLDCMKDFVANYIEHIWGHQGRKLITCVLKRWCKSNNPTNFIGKECNGISLWLRRWFYPISYSSWERYYVPWKNKDIESIFSGRYGAHVWNYVNSSKERKIIAGEGSLMEYLFQMYCPITYRSVIQSKNHSELLKA, encoded by the exons atgaaagataatgGACATGCAGCAGGTGtcctctcttggtgcacctttgctgaatggctgagaaggccaatccttgagcggcaggttctgtcacaagtgtcGCACGTGAAGGTGCCAGGTGGTGCTGTGAGTAGTTATTTTTTGGCATTGGCTCCTGTTGACAAGCTGCTGTTGGCACTGGTcaccatg GTAAGTCCACATTTGGAAAGGCATTGGACCCATGTACTTGCTGATAGCTGCAGGTTAGCACTGCTACGGAAATACAGTGGCATCTACCTGGATACTGACATTATATCAATGAAAAGTTTGCTATTTGCCAATTTTACCTGTTTCGGAGAAGGAGGATTTTTCAATAATGGAGCGTTGGGATTTCATGTCATACATCATGATTTTCTATTGGATTGCATGAAAGATTTTGTGGCCAATTATATTGAACACATTTGGGGTCATCAAGGCCGTAAACTGATAACCTGTGTTCTGAAGCGATGGTGCAAATCTAATAACCCAACCAATTTCATTGGAAAGGAATGCAATGGAATCTCCTTATGGCTGAGAAGGTGGTTCTATCCAATCTCATATTCAAGCTGGGAAAGGTACTATGTTCCCTGGAAAAATAAGGATATAGAAAGCATCTTCTCAGGTAGATATGGAGCACATGTCTGGAACTATGTGAATTCCAGCAAGGAAAGAAAAATAATTGCTGGAGAGGGATCATTGATGGAATATCTTTTTCAGATGTATTGCCCAATTACATACAGAAGTGTAATTCAATCAAAAAATCATTCAGAGTTACTTAAGGCCTGA